A stretch of the Phycisphaerae bacterium genome encodes the following:
- a CDS encoding exo-alpha-sialidase, giving the protein MNVDLSEPVIVSQASPEVTNWGPWQFPRIERLADGNLHVEFHIEADSPTAYGLPMGHAVSSDQGRSWEERQTICESEGVLLPNGDRLMALQIPSIPVAELTLPDPVSTIRGSYADYTFYPVKDLPDELTKAFPFRRLPAGGSKGVVEWARVQMPDDVRIAFDHVFTFPFFEQDRIKVLPDGGLYATLYLTPQLFRDRWVLRICHTLFLRSDDAGRSWKVLSDIPYLPDPDADPAWDARDGFTEPEFAATPDGSLLCLLRTTDGHGVGPLYMVRSVDGGTTWTRPKVFDHLGVWPQLLSLGSGVTLCAYGRPGLYLRATADPSGVEGWDERLTLVAPGRIQSDTCSYSDLLPLDDRTAVIVYSDFSYPNPQGRPCKTILCRKISVQV; this is encoded by the coding sequence ATGAACGTGGATCTGAGTGAGCCGGTGATTGTTTCCCAGGCTTCGCCTGAGGTGACGAATTGGGGACCGTGGCAGTTTCCTCGGATTGAGCGGCTGGCGGATGGGAATCTGCATGTGGAATTTCACATTGAGGCGGATTCGCCGACGGCGTACGGATTACCGATGGGTCATGCGGTATCCAGCGACCAGGGGCGATCGTGGGAGGAGAGGCAGACGATTTGCGAATCGGAAGGGGTATTATTGCCGAACGGCGACCGGCTGATGGCCCTGCAGATTCCGTCGATACCGGTTGCCGAGTTAACGCTGCCTGACCCCGTTTCCACGATCCGCGGATCCTACGCTGACTATACCTTTTATCCAGTCAAGGACTTGCCCGATGAATTAACAAAAGCCTTTCCTTTCCGGCGTCTGCCCGCCGGCGGGTCGAAAGGGGTGGTGGAATGGGCCAGGGTTCAGATGCCGGACGATGTCCGTATCGCTTTCGATCATGTTTTTACTTTCCCATTCTTCGAGCAGGATCGAATTAAGGTATTGCCCGACGGTGGTTTGTACGCCACGCTTTACCTGACTCCGCAACTGTTCCGGGATCGGTGGGTGCTGCGGATATGTCATACCCTGTTTTTGCGATCGGACGACGCCGGGCGGAGCTGGAAGGTCCTGAGCGATATTCCTTATCTGCCCGATCCCGATGCGGACCCGGCGTGGGATGCCCGGGATGGTTTTACCGAGCCGGAATTCGCGGCGACGCCCGATGGTTCGCTGCTGTGCCTGCTTCGCACGACGGACGGCCACGGGGTGGGCCCGCTCTATATGGTTCGTTCCGTGGATGGCGGGACCACGTGGACCCGGCCGAAAGTATTTGATCACCTCGGCGTCTGGCCGCAACTGCTCTCGTTGGGCAGCGGGGTAACGTTATGTGCCTATGGCCGGCCGGGATTATATCTGCGGGCAACCGCTGATCCTTCCGGAGTGGAAGGATGGGATGAGCGCCTCACCCTGGTGGCGCCGGGGCGGATACAGAGTGATACCTGTTCCTATTCCGATTTATTACCGCTGGATGACCGGACGGCCGTCATCGTCTATTCGGATTTCAGCTATCCAAACCCTCAAGGCCGACCCTGCAAGACGATTTTGTGCCGGAAGATATCGGTTCAGGTTTAG